In Saccharicrinis fermentans DSM 9555 = JCM 21142, a genomic segment contains:
- a CDS encoding diacylglycerol/lipid kinase family protein produces the protein MSKKILFLINPVSGIGKQRTIEKYIESELNKNILSVDIAYTKFKGHARELTGNAVGQYDAIVAVGGDGTVNEVASKLVGTQTALAIIPTGSGNGLARFMQIPMRIHKAIQSLNFFREKKIDTMRVNQYCSVNVAGIGFDAHISHNFEGKKLRGPLGYLQLITTEFAGYQSDTYTLKIDGKEYRRKAFLISFANSSQYGNNIHIAPNAKIDDGLIDVSIIRDFPKFNAPAMIFSLLDKSINKNDNDEIVRAKRVDIIHPTELKAHIDGEPVSLGNKATIEINPLSLKVIIPPDHLIENSILDPIKEIIPNIQESLNLENIWKLKLMEGLSLKKVTK, from the coding sequence ATGAGCAAAAAGATTCTTTTTCTTATCAATCCAGTCTCAGGAATTGGAAAACAAAGGACTATTGAGAAATATATCGAGTCGGAGCTGAATAAAAATATCCTAAGCGTAGACATTGCTTACACCAAGTTTAAAGGACATGCCCGAGAGCTTACCGGGAACGCAGTAGGTCAATACGATGCAATTGTAGCAGTAGGAGGAGATGGGACAGTTAATGAAGTAGCTTCAAAGCTAGTCGGGACACAAACAGCATTGGCCATCATACCAACGGGCTCAGGTAACGGATTAGCACGATTTATGCAGATCCCCATGCGCATTCATAAGGCCATTCAGAGTTTAAATTTTTTTCGTGAAAAAAAAATTGACACAATGAGGGTCAATCAATACTGCTCCGTTAACGTGGCTGGTATTGGTTTTGATGCACACATCAGCCATAATTTTGAAGGAAAAAAACTAAGAGGCCCTTTGGGATATTTACAACTTATTACAACCGAGTTTGCAGGGTATCAATCAGACACATATACATTAAAAATAGATGGTAAAGAATATCGAAGGAAGGCATTTTTGATTAGTTTTGCCAATTCATCACAGTATGGCAACAACATACATATTGCTCCCAATGCTAAAATTGACGATGGGTTAATAGATGTAAGCATTATTCGTGACTTCCCAAAGTTTAATGCCCCAGCTATGATATTCAGCCTATTGGATAAGTCTATCAACAAAAATGACAATGACGAAATAGTACGAGCTAAAAGGGTTGATATAATCCACCCCACAGAATTAAAAGCCCATATTGACGGGGAGCCAGTATCACTGGGTAATAAAGCTACCATAGAAATAAATCCCCTATCACTAAAGGTAATTATTCCTCCCGATCACCTAATAGAGAACTCCATACTGGACCCAATAAAAGAAATAATACCTAACATACAGGAATCATTAAACCTGGAAAATATTTGGAAATTGAAGTTAATGGAGGGCTTAAGCCTAAAAAAAGTAACCAAGTGA
- a CDS encoding phosphatase PAP2 family protein gives METLLQLDSNLLLLLNYYHSDFWDFAFWTISSTLIWVPLYIMIVYAIVKGQKWQSWITLLAVVVLVFACDWISTDILKHGIQRFRPTHHPDLKGIVKTVFGYRGGSFGFVSSHAANTMGLAVFSSLVFKNRYYSIFILSWSFVVGYSRIYLGVHFPGDILGGYILGASLGYVVYKLYGRFLPKFVRLTYFNRKGLARGIAEQFDRAHVMQIVFVGLLTFVCVLIVSKVLLH, from the coding sequence ATGGAGACACTTTTGCAGCTAGACAGTAATTTATTGCTGCTATTGAATTATTATCATTCTGATTTCTGGGATTTCGCATTTTGGACTATATCAAGTACACTTATTTGGGTGCCCTTGTATATTATGATTGTTTATGCGATCGTTAAAGGACAGAAATGGCAAAGTTGGATTACCTTGTTGGCCGTTGTAGTTTTGGTATTTGCCTGTGATTGGATATCTACCGATATTCTTAAACATGGTATACAACGATTTCGTCCTACACATCACCCGGATTTAAAAGGCATTGTAAAAACCGTGTTTGGTTATCGGGGAGGAAGTTTTGGCTTTGTGTCTTCGCATGCCGCTAATACGATGGGATTGGCCGTGTTCAGCTCCCTGGTATTTAAAAATAGATATTATTCCATTTTTATCTTGTCATGGTCCTTTGTTGTGGGGTATTCCCGAATTTATCTGGGGGTTCATTTTCCAGGAGATATTTTGGGCGGCTATATTTTAGGAGCTTCTTTAGGGTATGTCGTTTATAAATTATATGGAAGGTTTTTGCCCAAGTTTGTTCGCTTAACCTATTTTAATAGGAAGGGTTTAGCTCGTGGTATTGCAGAACAGTTTGATCGTGCGCATGTCATGCAAATTGTATTTGTGGGTCTATTGACTTTTGTATGTGTGTTGATTGTATCAAAAGTATTATTACATTGA
- the nhaA gene encoding Na+/H+ antiporter NhaA has product MTKTENQKDLSYFQRFFKGITGGSALLMIATFAAVVWANVDHHLYEHTWHDVLSIDVNMFHLKMSWHHWINDGLMAIFFFVVGLEIKREFLAGELSSFKQASLPIFAAIGGMIVPVIFFFSFGLEGDANSGWGIPMATDIAFSLGILGMLGKRVPLSLKVFLTALAIVDDLGAVLVIALFYGGELQWTYLIIAAALLGVLAIANMRNIQDLRLYTFLGFVIWYLFIISGVDGPGSGLHATIAGVLIAFTIPAKPKVHINHFLPQVNHGLNHFGKVAKNTHEMVLTDEQMHAVDEIEYAVKKVRSPLQYIEHQFHGFISVFVLPVFALANAGVVLSAGNDGAQVFGLVSFAIAFSLVFGKVIGITFFSWLAVRLGFSVKPKGSSWLSFAGLGLLGGIGFTMSIFIASLAYTHSAEILNQAKIGIFLGSIVAGVGGFLLLKYSLKRDETVLKRGEKVK; this is encoded by the coding sequence ATGACAAAGACTGAAAATCAAAAAGACTTGAGTTACTTCCAGCGTTTCTTCAAAGGTATTACCGGAGGAAGCGCACTTTTAATGATAGCCACATTTGCAGCCGTTGTTTGGGCCAATGTAGATCATCATTTATACGAACACACCTGGCACGATGTTTTATCCATTGATGTAAATATGTTTCATTTAAAAATGAGCTGGCATCACTGGATCAACGATGGATTAATGGCCATCTTCTTTTTTGTGGTAGGACTGGAAATAAAACGCGAATTTTTAGCAGGAGAACTAAGCTCTTTTAAACAAGCCTCCTTACCTATTTTTGCGGCCATTGGAGGTATGATTGTACCAGTTATCTTTTTCTTTTCATTTGGGTTGGAAGGCGACGCTAACAGTGGCTGGGGTATTCCCATGGCCACAGATATTGCCTTTTCATTAGGAATACTAGGTATGTTAGGGAAACGGGTTCCCCTTAGCTTAAAAGTATTTTTAACCGCCTTAGCCATTGTTGATGATCTGGGTGCAGTTTTAGTAATCGCCTTATTTTACGGAGGAGAACTTCAATGGACGTATTTGATTATAGCAGCCGCACTTTTAGGTGTTTTGGCCATTGCCAATATGCGAAACATTCAGGATTTACGTCTATACACATTCTTAGGTTTTGTCATCTGGTACTTATTTATAATATCGGGGGTTGACGGACCCGGATCGGGGCTTCATGCCACTATAGCGGGGGTACTAATAGCCTTTACAATTCCAGCAAAACCTAAAGTACATATCAATCATTTTCTACCCCAGGTGAACCATGGTTTAAATCATTTTGGAAAGGTTGCTAAAAACACACATGAGATGGTTTTAACAGACGAACAGATGCATGCGGTAGACGAAATAGAATATGCCGTTAAAAAGGTTAGAAGTCCACTACAATACATCGAACATCAATTTCATGGATTTATCAGTGTATTTGTTCTTCCGGTCTTTGCATTAGCCAATGCAGGTGTTGTATTAAGTGCTGGCAACGATGGAGCGCAGGTATTTGGTCTGGTTTCTTTTGCCATAGCCTTCAGTTTAGTTTTTGGAAAAGTGATTGGTATTACATTCTTTTCTTGGTTAGCTGTGCGCTTGGGTTTCTCTGTAAAACCCAAAGGTTCATCCTGGCTATCGTTTGCGGGATTAGGTCTTCTTGGAGGTATTGGTTTTACCATGTCAATATTCATTGCCAGTTTGGCCTATACCCATTCGGCAGAGATATTGAACCAAGCTAAAATTGGCATCTTTCTTGGATCGATAGTAGCCGGTGTTGGAGGCTTTCTCCTACTGAAATACTCCTTAAAAAGAGACGAAACTGTTTTAAAACGAGGCGAAAAAGTCAAATAA
- a CDS encoding nucleotidyltransferase family protein, translating into MNALIFAAGLGTRLAHITKNKPKALVEVAGKPMLQHAIEKLAEVGVHKIVINVHHHSHVIKDFISSLRYTNVELLISDESDELLETGGGLLKAAPLFTPQKDIILYNADVLTGADLNKMVAYHHQMGGMASLMVKKRSSSRQLLFDKDKRLSGWENITSGEQRITRKQTSYNTYAFSGIHIIHPQLLKQLGTPRKFSIIEGYLDVSSQRAIYAWTDWDDYWFDIGTPEKLEVANEYLNKKQLD; encoded by the coding sequence ATGAACGCACTCATTTTCGCTGCCGGCCTAGGTACACGTTTGGCACACATAACCAAGAACAAACCCAAAGCATTGGTTGAAGTAGCAGGTAAGCCCATGCTGCAACATGCCATTGAAAAATTGGCAGAGGTAGGTGTCCATAAAATCGTGATCAATGTGCATCATCATTCCCATGTTATTAAGGATTTTATATCATCCTTAAGATATACGAACGTTGAACTTTTAATATCGGACGAGAGTGATGAATTACTGGAGACAGGTGGTGGCTTACTGAAAGCTGCTCCCCTGTTTACTCCCCAAAAAGACATTATTCTTTACAATGCAGATGTTTTAACAGGGGCAGACCTAAATAAAATGGTTGCTTATCACCACCAAATGGGTGGTATGGCGAGTTTAATGGTAAAAAAACGTTCAAGCTCCAGGCAATTATTATTCGACAAAGACAAGCGATTATCGGGATGGGAAAACATTACTAGCGGAGAACAACGTATCACACGTAAACAAACAAGCTACAACACATACGCATTTTCTGGTATCCACATCATCCATCCCCAGTTACTAAAACAATTGGGCACCCCCCGAAAATTTTCAATCATAGAAGGATACTTGGATGTATCCAGCCAAAGGGCCATTTACGCTTGGACAGATTGGGACGATTATTGGTTTGATATTGGCACCCCCGAAAAATTAGAAGTGGCCAATGAGTATCTAAATAAAAAACAATTAGACTAA
- a CDS encoding RapZ C-terminal domain-containing protein — MEQDKLQLLMKMFTRHMGEPVESLHMLPSSGSYREYVRFEGGGKSALGAFNADKKENNAFIGFSEHFYTLGLKVPHIYEYDTDNNVYLLEDLGNTTLFEFLQKNRTEDEFPESLIEIYKKTIEELVVFQLKGSEGLDFNLCYPRKAFDRQSMQWDLHYFKYYFLKLAQIPFDEQKLEEDFQCLMDFLLLAEHDYFLYRDFQSRNIMIKEGEPYFIDYQGGRKGALQYDLASLLYDGKADIPAAVRNMLYEHYIQTLQKHKEVDTRTFKNHFTAYVYIRIMQAMGAYGFRGFYEKKEHFLKSIPFALKNITYLLSNHPLPIDIPELNKVLEALTHNEKLSKINALTVTINSFSYKRGIPYDMSGNGGGFVFDCRAIHNPGRYEAYKHITGKDKPVIQFFENEPEMKDFLDGIYPLVSKSIEKYISRNFKHLMVNFGCTGGQHRSVYCAERLAEYIKRKYPVTVHLRHVEQEIKKG, encoded by the coding sequence ATGGAACAAGATAAATTACAACTACTAATGAAAATGTTCACTCGTCATATGGGTGAACCCGTGGAATCATTACATATGTTACCTTCATCAGGATCGTACCGCGAATATGTTCGTTTTGAAGGAGGAGGTAAATCAGCCTTAGGTGCGTTTAACGCTGATAAAAAAGAAAATAATGCCTTCATTGGATTTTCGGAACACTTTTACACCTTAGGATTAAAAGTACCCCATATATACGAATACGACACAGACAATAATGTATACCTATTAGAAGACTTGGGCAATACTACCTTATTTGAATTTTTGCAGAAAAACAGAACCGAAGATGAGTTTCCTGAATCATTGATAGAAATATATAAAAAGACCATAGAAGAATTGGTTGTATTTCAGTTAAAGGGTAGTGAGGGACTAGATTTTAATCTATGTTACCCCCGAAAAGCTTTTGACCGACAGTCGATGCAATGGGATTTGCACTATTTCAAATACTACTTTTTAAAGTTGGCTCAAATACCTTTTGATGAACAAAAATTAGAAGAAGACTTTCAATGTTTAATGGATTTTTTATTGCTAGCCGAGCATGACTATTTTTTATATCGCGATTTTCAGTCGCGTAATATCATGATAAAAGAAGGTGAACCTTATTTCATTGACTATCAAGGCGGACGCAAAGGAGCATTACAATACGACCTAGCCTCTCTTTTGTATGATGGCAAAGCAGACATACCTGCAGCCGTAAGAAATATGTTATATGAGCATTATATTCAAACATTACAAAAGCACAAAGAAGTAGATACAAGAACATTTAAAAATCATTTTACAGCATACGTATACATCAGAATTATGCAGGCCATGGGTGCCTATGGTTTTAGAGGATTTTATGAAAAAAAGGAACATTTTTTAAAAAGTATTCCTTTTGCCCTCAAAAACATCACCTATCTTTTATCTAACCATCCCCTACCCATAGACATACCTGAATTAAACAAAGTATTAGAGGCATTAACACATAACGAAAAGTTATCAAAAATAAATGCTCTCACAGTAACCATCAATAGCTTTTCATACAAGAGAGGTATTCCCTATGACATGAGCGGCAATGGAGGAGGCTTTGTTTTTGATTGCAGAGCCATTCATAATCCAGGACGATATGAGGCATACAAACATATCACTGGAAAAGATAAACCAGTCATTCAATTCTTTGAAAATGAACCTGAAATGAAAGACTTCCTGGATGGCATCTATCCTTTGGTTTCCAAATCTATTGAAAAATATATTTCCAGAAATTTTAAACATTTAATGGTTAATTTTGGTTGTACTGGAGGACAACACAGATCGGTATACTGTGCAGAAAGATTAGCAGAATATATCAAAAGAAAATACCCGGTTACCGTTCATCTGCGACATGTAGAACAAGAAATAAAAAAAGGTTAA
- a CDS encoding transglutaminase-like domain-containing protein, producing the protein MRQLIFLLFMCSFTYTALAKELKYPTALIPDSLKKNAYAVVRNEKWEVNVISLSKVKIQITKAITVLNSKGKKKAWERFSYDKNNKIVAVSARMYNSLGQEVEKWNRKDWEDISYDPYGTIYSESRSILCLPIENEYPYTIEYNLTIERDYTYGINGWYPSWEDNMSVERSSYILSYSPEIKIKYKEYHFNNQITKKEQENTITWTMRHSTAHKSEPYSPVKNEYLPHLKVGLKEFKYDHYLGHSETWEDFGKFRVELNSHRDILPKERQTEIDKIAATCHNDLEKVQKLYTYMQAHTRYINIIEGIGGIQPFPAETVSKNGYGDCKALSNYMKAILKSVGIKSYYTVVKAGKQDYYFDPEFISHQSNHVILCVPMPTDTIWLECTSQTMPCGFLGSFTDNRTVLLITEHGGVLAQTPKYGKEENKIIRTANVKIAPSGDGTASVTTIYKGLEYDNKHWFAEEDKEDQLKLLHDECNIPNFKITHFKIDNVKTRKPSLYEELNLTLPSYASKSGSRLFLPLKLIKKRNYVPPKLQNRALDIVVKKEYCNLDTISYSIPENYAIEIIPEAYTINSKFGQYKCATKIKGNKIIYSRYMEMNSGKYPAEEYDSFIDFFEQIKKNDQPIAILKQVVQ; encoded by the coding sequence ATGCGACAATTGATCTTTCTGCTTTTCATGTGTTCATTCACATATACTGCATTAGCCAAAGAATTAAAATACCCCACTGCTTTAATTCCCGATTCGCTAAAAAAAAATGCTTACGCAGTAGTTAGAAACGAAAAATGGGAAGTCAATGTAATCTCACTATCTAAGGTGAAGATACAAATAACAAAAGCAATTACCGTTTTAAACAGTAAAGGAAAAAAGAAAGCCTGGGAGCGCTTTTCATATGACAAAAACAATAAAATTGTAGCCGTGAGTGCTCGTATGTATAATTCTCTAGGACAAGAAGTAGAAAAATGGAACCGTAAAGATTGGGAAGACATCAGCTATGATCCATATGGCACTATCTATTCAGAATCCAGGTCTATTCTATGCCTTCCCATCGAAAATGAATATCCCTATACCATTGAATATAACCTGACCATTGAAAGAGACTACACCTATGGTATAAATGGATGGTATCCCTCATGGGAAGATAATATGTCAGTTGAAAGAAGCAGTTACATACTTAGCTATTCCCCGGAAATTAAAATAAAATACAAAGAATACCATTTCAACAACCAGATAACAAAAAAAGAACAGGAAAACACGATTACCTGGACCATGAGGCACTCCACTGCCCACAAAAGCGAACCCTACAGTCCTGTAAAAAATGAATACCTGCCACATTTAAAAGTAGGACTTAAAGAATTCAAATATGATCATTATCTGGGCCATTCTGAGACATGGGAGGATTTCGGAAAGTTTAGAGTGGAATTAAACAGTCATCGCGATATCTTACCCAAAGAAAGACAAACCGAGATTGATAAAATAGCAGCAACATGCCATAACGACCTAGAAAAAGTTCAAAAGTTATACACCTACATGCAAGCACATACCCGTTATATTAATATAATAGAAGGTATTGGAGGAATACAGCCATTCCCGGCCGAAACGGTATCAAAAAACGGTTATGGCGACTGCAAAGCCTTATCAAATTATATGAAAGCCATACTAAAAAGTGTAGGTATAAAATCATATTATACAGTGGTAAAAGCAGGTAAACAAGACTATTACTTCGATCCAGAGTTTATTTCACACCAATCCAACCACGTGATACTATGCGTACCCATGCCGACCGATACTATTTGGTTAGAATGCACCAGCCAAACCATGCCATGCGGTTTCTTAGGAAGCTTTACTGACAACAGAACAGTATTACTCATTACCGAACACGGTGGTGTCCTGGCCCAAACCCCCAAGTATGGCAAAGAAGAAAACAAAATCATAAGAACTGCAAATGTAAAAATTGCACCATCAGGAGATGGCACTGCTTCTGTAACGACTATTTATAAAGGATTAGAGTACGACAACAAACATTGGTTCGCTGAAGAAGACAAAGAAGACCAACTAAAATTATTACATGATGAATGCAATATTCCAAATTTTAAAATCACCCATTTTAAAATTGATAACGTAAAAACAAGAAAGCCCAGTCTCTATGAAGAATTAAACCTAACACTCCCCAGCTACGCATCCAAAAGTGGAAGTAGGTTATTTTTACCGTTAAAGCTGATAAAAAAAAGGAATTACGTACCTCCCAAGCTTCAGAATAGAGCACTAGACATTGTAGTAAAAAAAGAATACTGCAATTTAGACACCATCAGCTACTCCATCCCAGAAAACTATGCCATAGAAATAATTCCAGAAGCATATACTATAAACAGTAAATTTGGACAGTACAAATGCGCAACAAAAATAAAAGGCAATAAAATCATATATTCCAGATATATGGAAATGAATAGCGGCAAATATCCCGCCGAAGAATATGACAGCTTTATCGATTTCTTCGAACAAATTAAAAAGAACGATCAGCCAATAGCTATCCTGAAACAAGTAGTACAGTAA
- a CDS encoding DUF445 domain-containing protein has protein sequence MSNHKNKIGIISLLISILGLITVQWLISVEFLLHPYWYILLSGFEAATIGGVADWFAVSALFHEIKIPFVKKHTNIIVRNRVKLTEGVVDLVTNKWLAPEIIKEKIAEFSIVKNIMEALRLPKNKKRVVGFFKDTLVRLTRELDTPEMVGFIQSIMREQMKDLNVASPVGSWMKRSIHEGAHEPLWRMVFSSAQKTIFDNTTRLAMLNLVEKQLQEYKREGLFKGIFLGIAGGLGVMNSEVICDKILTSMNSFIEHAKDDPKHQLRMKVEDRVLRFSEQLISGDPEAVKMMDVWKQKIINNTDAQHMIRNLLSNLRESLSHQLTKNESEISGFIEKNMDKVLLELEGDKDNQDKIDRWLRFNISELIVKYHPEIGEMVRLSLTKLDDVELVSQIEDKVGNDLQFIRLNGAVVGGLVGVFIATLRLML, from the coding sequence ATGAGTAATCACAAAAATAAAATAGGAATTATCTCCTTACTGATCTCTATTCTGGGATTAATAACTGTTCAATGGTTGATCTCTGTTGAGTTTTTATTACATCCTTATTGGTATATCTTGTTGTCGGGTTTTGAGGCGGCAACTATTGGTGGGGTTGCAGATTGGTTTGCTGTAAGTGCTTTGTTTCATGAAATTAAGATTCCTTTTGTGAAAAAACATACCAATATCATTGTTCGTAATCGTGTGAAGCTAACTGAGGGGGTGGTAGATTTAGTTACGAATAAATGGCTGGCACCCGAGATTATTAAAGAGAAGATTGCTGAATTCTCTATTGTTAAAAATATAATGGAAGCTTTGCGTCTTCCAAAGAATAAAAAACGGGTGGTTGGCTTTTTTAAGGATACTTTAGTCAGATTGACGCGAGAATTGGATACTCCGGAAATGGTTGGTTTTATTCAATCTATTATGAGAGAGCAAATGAAAGACCTCAATGTGGCAAGTCCTGTTGGTTCATGGATGAAAAGGTCAATCCATGAAGGAGCGCATGAACCCTTATGGCGCATGGTTTTTTCCTCGGCACAAAAAACTATTTTTGATAATACAACACGGCTGGCTATGCTCAACTTGGTGGAGAAGCAGTTGCAAGAATATAAGCGTGAAGGACTGTTTAAAGGGATTTTTCTGGGTATTGCAGGTGGATTGGGAGTGATGAACAGTGAGGTGATATGTGATAAGATATTGACTTCAATGAATAGTTTTATAGAGCACGCAAAAGATGATCCAAAGCATCAACTTCGTATGAAAGTTGAGGATCGCGTTTTGCGGTTTTCTGAGCAACTTATTTCCGGCGATCCGGAAGCGGTAAAGATGATGGACGTTTGGAAACAAAAAATTATTAATAATACCGATGCGCAGCATATGATCCGAAACCTTTTGTCAAATTTGCGGGAGTCCTTGAGTCATCAACTAACTAAAAATGAATCGGAGATTTCAGGTTTTATAGAAAAGAATATGGATAAAGTATTGCTAGAGTTGGAAGGAGATAAGGATAATCAGGATAAGATAGATCGATGGTTAAGATTTAATATTAGTGAACTGATAGTTAAGTATCATCCCGAAATAGGGGAGATGGTACGTCTGAGCCTGACAAAGCTTGACGATGTAGAATTGGTTAGTCAGATTGAAGATAAAGTAGGAAATGATCTTCAATTTATTCGACTAAATGGTGCCGTTGTGGGTGGTTTGGTGGGCGTGTTCATTGCAACTCTGCGGTTAATGTTGTAA
- a CDS encoding AMP-binding protein, whose product MTKLSYESGASDKPLLGVTISEKLKETVEKYPDSEALCVPYQNYRVTYKEFWKDVEEVAKGILSYGLKRGDRVGIWSANRFEWVLVQFATSRIGAVMVNINPAYKASELKYALRQSEVRLLIMSKGFRKTNYTEILNEVRAECIHLKHIVVIDHDWNTMLGAGKKITTEQLESIERELQFDDAINIQYTSGTTGFPKGATLSHHNILNNGYFIGERLRYTEKDKVCIPVPLYHCFGMVLANMACITHGACMVLTGEAFDPEVVMQTVQDEKCTSLYGVPLMFIAELNHPRFEEFDFSSLRTGIMAGASCPESAMKAVREKMNMKEVGICYGMTETSPVSTQTFVDDNEYRRCATVGKVHPHLELKIIDPQSGNIVPRGTMGELCTRGYSVMLKYWNNPEATASVIDEGRWMHTGDLAEMDEDGYVKIVGRIKDMIIRGG is encoded by the coding sequence GTGACAAAATTATCATACGAAAGTGGCGCTTCGGATAAACCTTTATTGGGCGTTACTATCTCAGAAAAACTAAAAGAAACCGTCGAAAAATATCCCGACTCTGAAGCCTTGTGTGTTCCTTACCAGAATTACAGGGTTACCTATAAAGAGTTTTGGAAGGATGTGGAAGAAGTGGCCAAAGGTATTTTAAGCTATGGGCTAAAAAGAGGCGATCGCGTAGGGATTTGGTCGGCCAACCGTTTTGAGTGGGTGTTGGTTCAGTTTGCTACTTCGCGCATTGGTGCCGTGATGGTGAATATTAATCCTGCATACAAAGCATCAGAACTTAAGTATGCCCTCAGGCAGTCTGAGGTTAGACTATTGATCATGTCCAAAGGGTTTAGGAAAACAAATTATACCGAGATATTGAATGAGGTAAGGGCCGAATGTATACATTTGAAACATATTGTGGTTATTGATCATGATTGGAATACCATGCTAGGAGCAGGAAAGAAAATAACCACAGAACAACTGGAATCTATAGAGCGAGAGCTTCAGTTTGACGATGCTATTAATATTCAGTATACATCTGGAACTACCGGTTTTCCTAAGGGAGCTACTTTATCGCACCATAATATATTGAACAATGGATATTTTATTGGTGAACGATTAAGATATACAGAAAAGGACAAGGTGTGTATTCCAGTGCCGCTTTATCATTGCTTTGGAATGGTGCTGGCTAATATGGCCTGTATCACTCACGGAGCATGTATGGTACTAACGGGTGAAGCTTTTGACCCCGAGGTGGTCATGCAGACTGTTCAGGATGAGAAATGTACTTCGTTATATGGTGTTCCTTTAATGTTCATTGCGGAATTGAATCATCCACGATTTGAAGAGTTTGATTTTTCAAGTTTGCGCACAGGAATAATGGCTGGAGCATCATGTCCAGAATCTGCGATGAAAGCGGTCCGTGAAAAAATGAATATGAAGGAGGTGGGAATCTGTTATGGTATGACGGAAACATCACCTGTGAGTACACAGACTTTTGTGGATGATAATGAGTATCGAAGGTGTGCTACCGTGGGTAAAGTTCATCCTCATCTTGAACTGAAAATCATAGACCCCCAGAGCGGTAATATTGTACCCCGAGGCACGATGGGCGAATTATGTACGCGAGGATATTCTGTGATGTTAAAGTATTGGAATAATCCGGAAGCAACTGCTTCTGTAATTGATGAAGGGCGTTGGATGCATACTGGTGATTTGGCAGAAATGGATGAGGATGGATATGTTAAAATAGTTGGTAGAATTAAAGATATGATTATAAGGGGGGGGTGA
- a CDS encoding AMP-binding enzyme, producing the protein MEEFLHQHQTIKEVQVIGVPDQKYGEEVMAWIILKDGVQVSEDELKAYCKGQIATYKIPKYWKFVSEFPTTVTGKVRKVEMRDISAKELGLTQRK; encoded by the coding sequence GTGGAAGAGTTTTTACATCAGCATCAAACGATTAAAGAGGTTCAAGTGATTGGTGTTCCTGATCAAAAATATGGAGAAGAAGTGATGGCCTGGATTATTCTAAAAGATGGGGTGCAGGTTAGTGAAGATGAGCTAAAAGCATATTGTAAGGGGCAAATTGCTACCTACAAGATTCCAAAGTATTGGAAATTTGTGTCTGAGTTTCCAACAACAGTAACAGGAAAAGTGCGTAAGGTTGAAATGCGTGATATATCGGCAAAAGAATTGGGGTTAACACAGCGAAAATAA
- the sfsA gene encoding DNA/RNA nuclease SfsA, translated as MKFNMDLIPGKLIRRYKRFLSDIELEDGSIVVAHCTNSGSMKTCIEEGAPVYLSPAKDPKRKTKFTWEMIFIHNHWIGINTSIPNLLVYEAIRDQKIAGINKYTEVKREVQFGNSRFDVYAENDQEKCFIEVKNVTMKVGNKALFPDAVTTRGQKHLKTLMEVKKEGMRAIMFYVIQRQDIHSFGAASEIDPHYAMALKEAYEMGVEIFPYIAQVSPKGIELTQKLPFTI; from the coding sequence ATGAAATTTAATATGGATTTGATTCCCGGGAAATTAATAAGACGCTACAAACGTTTTTTATCAGATATTGAACTCGAGGACGGTAGTATTGTAGTGGCACATTGCACCAATTCAGGAAGCATGAAAACATGTATTGAAGAAGGGGCTCCAGTTTACCTTTCACCTGCCAAAGATCCCAAGCGTAAGACAAAATTTACTTGGGAAATGATTTTCATACATAATCATTGGATTGGAATAAACACCAGCATCCCAAACTTATTAGTATATGAAGCCATCAGAGATCAAAAAATTGCTGGCATCAACAAATATACAGAGGTAAAAAGAGAGGTTCAATTTGGTAACAGCCGTTTTGACGTCTATGCTGAAAACGATCAGGAAAAATGTTTTATTGAAGTAAAAAACGTAACCATGAAAGTAGGCAACAAGGCACTATTTCCGGATGCAGTAACTACCAGAGGACAAAAACATCTAAAAACGTTGATGGAAGTAAAAAAAGAAGGTATGAGAGCCATTATGTTCTATGTGATTCAAAGACAAGACATCCATTCGTTTGGTGCAGCCAGTGAAATTGATCCGCACTATGCCATGGCCCTCAAAGAAGCATATGAAATGGGTGTTGAGATTTTTCCTTACATCGCGCAAGTGAGTCCCAAAGGCATTGAACTCACCCAAAAATTACCCTTTACTATCTGA